The following coding sequences lie in one Bacteroidota bacterium genomic window:
- the tnpB gene encoding IS66 family insertion sequence element accessory protein TnpB, with amino-acid sequence MFSITSARYFLYLEPTDMRKSFDGLCGLVTSKLGQNPMSGDLYIFINKPRNCIKMLRWEPGGFVLFYKRLEQGRLQLPKQSMDGVKNQMLDYSQLVMIINGISMENARKNKRFYRHDFVGN; translated from the coding sequence ATGTTTTCCATTACTTCGGCAAGGTATTTTCTCTACCTTGAGCCAACAGACATGCGTAAAAGTTTCGACGGCTTATGCGGGCTGGTCACAAGCAAGCTTGGCCAAAACCCCATGAGCGGAGATTTGTACATTTTCATTAACAAGCCACGCAACTGCATCAAAATGCTTCGGTGGGAACCCGGAGGGTTCGTACTGTTTTACAAGCGACTCGAGCAAGGCAGGCTGCAACTGCCCAAACAAAGTATGGATGGGGTGAAAAACCAGATGCTCGACTATAGCCAGCTGGTGATGATAATCAATGGTATTTCAATGGAAAATGCAAGAAAAAACAAGCGATTTTATCGACATGATTTTGTTGGAAACTAA
- a CDS encoding IS66 family transposase → MASTETITISKAAHQALLAELNMLRQELARHKDMVSEYDALVVELKLLKHELAQLKRMLFGAKSERFVAANPNQLTLFELPEPQKPEPQTQQINYTRTKAGQKDKQQPLRLELPAHLPRKQQVIEPQNLPEGARFIGNAITEVLEYEPGSIYVRQIVRPKYVLGQNQEQTQIAIAELPSLPIEKGNAGASMLAHLIVSKYADHLPFYRQVQMFKRQKLQLSESTINGWFSASCQLLEPLYHSLVAKVQSSGYLQADETPIAVLTKDKPGSTHKGYLWVYHDPMERLVVFDYQAGRGREGPEKFLKDFSGVLQTDGYAAYNGLRLKGHILQLACMAHARRNFEKALDNDSQRAETALLLIGKLYQIERMAKRESPEP, encoded by the coding sequence ATGGCAAGCACAGAAACAATCACTATTTCCAAAGCAGCACATCAAGCCTTACTGGCCGAGCTCAATATGCTTCGTCAAGAGCTTGCACGGCATAAGGACATGGTATCGGAATATGATGCGCTGGTGGTCGAGCTCAAGCTGCTCAAGCATGAACTTGCCCAGCTCAAGCGTATGCTATTTGGTGCAAAGAGCGAACGGTTTGTGGCTGCCAATCCCAATCAACTAACCCTTTTCGAGCTGCCGGAACCTCAGAAACCGGAGCCCCAGACCCAGCAAATAAACTACACCCGTACAAAAGCCGGGCAAAAAGACAAGCAACAACCGCTTCGTCTTGAACTTCCGGCCCATTTGCCACGCAAACAGCAGGTCATCGAACCACAGAACCTTCCTGAGGGCGCCCGCTTCATTGGTAATGCCATCACGGAGGTACTTGAATACGAGCCTGGCAGCATCTATGTCAGGCAGATTGTGCGCCCCAAGTATGTGCTTGGTCAGAACCAGGAACAAACACAGATAGCCATAGCCGAGCTTCCGAGCCTGCCTATCGAGAAAGGTAATGCCGGCGCAAGCATGTTGGCTCACCTGATAGTGAGTAAATACGCAGATCACCTGCCATTTTACCGTCAGGTACAAATGTTCAAACGTCAGAAGCTTCAGTTGTCAGAGTCAACCATCAACGGATGGTTCAGCGCCAGCTGTCAGTTGCTTGAACCGCTATACCATAGCCTTGTGGCAAAAGTTCAATCCTCGGGCTACCTTCAGGCCGATGAAACGCCCATTGCAGTATTGACAAAAGACAAGCCGGGCTCAACACACAAAGGTTACCTCTGGGTGTACCACGATCCGATGGAGCGCCTTGTGGTATTCGACTACCAAGCAGGGCGCGGACGCGAAGGCCCGGAGAAGTTTTTGAAAGACTTTAGCGGAGTGCTTCAAACCGATGGTTATGCAGCATACAACGGATTAAGACTCAAAGGCCATATCTTGCAACTTGCCTGCATGGCACATGCCAGACGCAATTTTGAAAAGGCATTGGATAACGACAGCCAACGGGCTGAAACTGCCCTGTTGCTTATAGGCAAGCTATACCAGATTGAGCGCATGGCAAAAAGAGAATCACCTGAACCATGA
- a CDS encoding transposase — MSAWQKENHLNHDEIKILRQQQAQPVLEQLHRWLSEQHACVLPKSAIGQAITYMLTLWPRLIRYLDDGRYQMDNNLIENTIRPVALGRKNYLFAGSHEGAKRAAMIYSLLATCKLNEVEPFGWLSHTLEVLPDHPANQLYKLLPIKNPK; from the coding sequence TTGAGCGCATGGCAAAAAGAGAATCACCTGAACCATGATGAGATAAAAATCCTCAGACAGCAACAGGCCCAACCTGTGCTTGAGCAGTTGCATCGGTGGCTCAGTGAGCAACATGCCTGTGTCTTGCCCAAAAGCGCCATTGGCCAGGCCATCACTTACATGTTGACCCTTTGGCCAAGACTGATAAGATACCTCGATGACGGACGATATCAAATGGACAACAACCTGATTGAAAACACCATACGTCCTGTAGCCCTTGGCCGAAAAAACTATCTGTTTGCAGGCTCGCATGAGGGAGCAAAGCGCGCAGCCATGATTTATTCCTTGTTAGCCACTTGCAAACTCAATGAAGTAGAACCTTTTGGCTGGCTCAGCCATACCCTCGAGGTACTTCCAGACCACCCGGCCAACCAACTGTACAAACTACTCCCAATAAAAAATCCAAAATAA
- a CDS encoding bile acid:sodium symporter family protein codes for MFEKLALIDNVRLNFSEGGLLYMNVTLAFIMFGVAMDIKKENFVAMVQNPKSALLGIFSQIVLLPALTFLLVIMLNPPPSIAMGMILIAACPGGNISNFISALAKANVALSVSLTAFSTLSATLVTPINFAFWGGMYVDYYQKARHLNIPIEIDFLQMAQTVFILLGIPLMLGMWVGHKYPAFVDKYRKKIRVASIFLYMTFIVGALVANAKFIDDIIIPLGIVVMLLNAQTLFTGYLTGTLFKVSRADRRTLAIETGIQNSGLALVLIFNPKLFNANGGMAFMAAWWGIWQMVTGIGLALILAKMRLPMVAEERVSAD; via the coding sequence ATGTTCGAAAAACTTGCACTCATCGACAACGTCAGGCTTAATTTCAGCGAGGGCGGACTGCTTTACATGAATGTGACACTGGCATTTATCATGTTTGGGGTGGCCATGGACATCAAAAAGGAAAATTTTGTGGCCATGGTACAAAATCCAAAGTCGGCCCTGCTGGGAATTTTCTCGCAGATCGTGTTGTTGCCGGCCCTCACTTTTCTGCTGGTCATCATGCTCAATCCGCCACCATCCATAGCCATGGGGATGATCCTTATCGCAGCTTGTCCCGGGGGTAACATCTCAAATTTCATCTCGGCGCTTGCAAAAGCGAATGTCGCCCTGTCGGTAAGCCTGACAGCTTTCTCCACGCTTTCGGCCACGCTGGTCACTCCTATCAATTTTGCCTTCTGGGGCGGGATGTATGTGGATTATTACCAAAAAGCCCGCCACCTGAACATTCCGATAGAAATTGATTTCCTGCAAATGGCGCAAACGGTATTTATTCTGCTTGGTATTCCCTTGATGCTGGGCATGTGGGTAGGACACAAATATCCCGCCTTTGTGGACAAATACAGAAAGAAAATCCGTGTAGCCTCCATATTCCTCTACATGACCTTCATTGTGGGAGCGCTGGTGGCCAACGCCAAATTTATTGACGACATCATCATCCCGCTTGGCATTGTGGTGATGCTGCTCAATGCCCAGACGCTGTTTACCGGCTATCTCACCGGCACATTGTTCAAAGTGTCGCGAGCCGACCGACGTACGCTGGCTATCGAAACCGGAATTCAGAACTCGGGTCTGGCTTTGGTACTCATTTTCAATCCCAAGCTCTTCAATGCCAACGGGGGCATGGCATTCATGGCGGCATGGTGGGGCATCTGGCAAATGGTAACCGGCATCGGACTGGCCCTGATTCTCGCCAAAATGCGCCTGCCCATGGTAGCCGAAGAAAGGGTAAGCGCCGACTAA
- a CDS encoding aldehyde reductase — protein sequence MDRKSDQKTVLVTGASGYVAGRLVEKLLNEGHVVHATVRNPHKREAVAHLLQLGGSAEGRLKLFAADLLSDGSFDEAMQGCEIVFHTASPFFNKVKDPQRDLIEPAVKGTENVLRSVNRCETVRRVVLTSSVAAIIGDAVECRQYPDGKATEAHWNTTSSLKHQPYSYSKTLAERKAWELAEAQSRWELVVINPSFVIGPGLKAHANAESFNIVRQMANGMLRFGAPDFTIGVVDVRDLAEAHYRAGFLPSAKGRNIISARESSLLGLAEILRQKYSNKYPFPKRTLPNGLVWLMAPLAGLSRSMVSHNMGQPWKVDNTKSLRELGMKYRPVEQSITEMFEQMIAAKLV from the coding sequence ATGGATAGAAAATCGGATCAAAAGACCGTTTTGGTTACCGGAGCCAGCGGATACGTAGCCGGCAGGCTGGTGGAGAAGTTGCTAAACGAAGGCCATGTGGTGCATGCCACGGTGCGCAACCCGCACAAGCGCGAGGCAGTGGCGCATTTGCTGCAACTCGGGGGAAGTGCAGAGGGCAGGCTGAAACTTTTTGCAGCCGACCTGCTGTCCGACGGCAGCTTCGATGAGGCCATGCAAGGCTGTGAAATCGTGTTTCACACTGCCTCGCCATTCTTTAACAAGGTCAAAGATCCGCAGCGCGACCTGATTGAACCGGCTGTGAAAGGCACCGAAAACGTGCTCCGTTCGGTAAACCGCTGCGAAACGGTGCGCCGTGTGGTGCTCACAAGCAGTGTGGCAGCCATCATAGGCGATGCCGTGGAATGCCGGCAATATCCCGACGGTAAAGCTACTGAAGCCCACTGGAATACCACCTCCAGCCTGAAACATCAGCCCTATAGTTATTCGAAAACACTTGCCGAACGAAAAGCATGGGAACTCGCTGAAGCTCAGAGCCGATGGGAACTGGTAGTCATCAATCCGTCCTTTGTCATCGGTCCGGGCCTTAAAGCGCATGCCAATGCCGAAAGCTTCAACATTGTGCGTCAGATGGCCAATGGCATGCTGCGCTTTGGTGCACCCGATTTCACCATCGGGGTTGTGGATGTGCGCGATCTGGCGGAGGCACACTACCGTGCGGGCTTTCTGCCCTCCGCCAAAGGCCGCAATATCATCTCGGCCCGCGAAAGCAGCCTGCTTGGGCTGGCGGAAATCCTCAGGCAGAAATACAGCAACAAATACCCTTTCCCCAAGCGTACATTGCCCAACGGTCTGGTCTGGCTGATGGCACCCCTGGCCGGACTGAGCCGCAGCATGGTGAGCCACAATATGGGGCAACCCTGGAAAGTGGATAATACGAAATCGCTGCGCGAGCTCGGAATGAAGTATCGCCCTGTGGAACAGTCAATTACCGAAATGTTTGAGCAGATGATTGCTGCAAAACTTGTGTAA
- the bglX gene encoding beta-glucosidase BglX encodes MLVKNFIFSIIASLVFVFACQPVRQGGSEQERMDARIAELMSQMTMDEKIGQLNLLAGYEDIITGEARSSAVGSKIADGQVGAILNVRSPEKIRELQRIAVEESRLGIPLLFGLDVIHGYRTVFPIPLAMAASFDTALVRQSARIAAIEATADGICWNFSPMTDLSRDPRWGRIAEGSGEDPWLGARMAEAFVRGYQDDDLSRNNTLMACVKHFALYGASEAGRDYNTVDMSRVRMFNEYFLPYQAAIEAGAGSVMTAFNEVDGIPASGNRWLLTELLRNQWGFDGFVVTDYTAINEMVDHGVGNLQQVSAMALKAGVDLDMVGEGFLTTLRKSLQEGLISEADIDQACRRVLRAKFKLGLFDDPYRYISKERSENEIFTDAHNEFARKMAPSTFVLLKNDYNLLPLEPKGRIALVGPLADNRLNMAGMWSVAVNHDESITVREGFERLAGNRAELRYARGANITDDPMLDKITAVRGVPGIDKHRSPAQLRKEAVELARWADVVVAVMGEGAEMSGECASRTDLALPGSQQQLLKELVATGKPVVLVLFTGRPLTLEWENQHIPAILNVWFGGTQSGNAVADAVFGLANPSGKLPVSFPRNVGQIPVYYNHKNTGRPLEPGKWFQKFRSNYLDVPNEPLYAFGHGLSYTTFTYGQPEVNKAKLAGNDTLTLRVSLTNTGQRAGEEVVQLYIRDVVASITRPVKELKGFKKVMLNPGETKEIEFVVTTELLKFYNSDLVYDWEPGEFELMVGGSSDRTQSVYVVWNKR; translated from the coding sequence ATGCTTGTTAAAAATTTCATATTCAGCATTATAGCGTCCTTAGTATTTGTTTTCGCCTGCCAGCCCGTGAGGCAAGGAGGCAGCGAACAGGAGCGCATGGATGCCCGCATTGCAGAGCTGATGTCGCAAATGACGATGGATGAAAAGATTGGTCAGCTCAACCTGTTGGCGGGTTACGAGGACATCATCACAGGCGAGGCACGCTCTTCGGCTGTTGGCAGCAAAATTGCCGACGGACAGGTGGGTGCCATCCTCAATGTGCGCAGTCCGGAGAAGATCCGCGAGTTGCAGCGCATTGCCGTCGAGGAGTCGCGGCTGGGGATCCCGCTTCTTTTTGGGCTGGATGTGATCCATGGTTACCGGACGGTTTTTCCTATCCCGCTGGCTATGGCAGCAAGCTTCGACACCGCACTGGTCAGGCAATCGGCACGCATAGCTGCCATCGAGGCTACAGCAGATGGCATTTGCTGGAACTTCTCGCCCATGACCGACCTGAGTCGCGACCCGCGCTGGGGCCGCATTGCCGAGGGTTCGGGCGAAGACCCATGGCTGGGAGCACGCATGGCGGAGGCTTTTGTGCGCGGCTATCAGGACGATGACCTTAGCCGGAACAACACCCTCATGGCCTGTGTGAAGCACTTTGCCCTCTATGGCGCATCGGAAGCCGGGCGCGATTACAACACGGTAGATATGAGCCGTGTACGAATGTTTAACGAATATTTCCTGCCCTATCAGGCGGCCATAGAGGCCGGAGCCGGCAGCGTGATGACAGCATTCAATGAGGTGGATGGCATCCCCGCCTCGGGCAACCGATGGCTGCTCACCGAGCTGTTGCGAAATCAATGGGGTTTCGATGGTTTTGTGGTCACCGACTATACAGCCATCAATGAAATGGTTGACCACGGGGTGGGCAATTTGCAACAGGTATCGGCCATGGCACTCAAAGCCGGTGTGGACCTCGACATGGTGGGCGAGGGCTTCCTGACCACCCTTAGAAAATCCCTGCAGGAAGGCCTCATCTCCGAAGCCGATATCGACCAGGCATGCCGCAGGGTACTCCGGGCAAAATTCAAACTCGGTCTGTTCGACGACCCCTACCGCTATATCAGTAAAGAAAGATCTGAAAACGAGATTTTTACTGATGCCCATAACGAATTTGCGCGCAAAATGGCCCCTTCCACCTTTGTGCTGCTCAAAAACGACTACAACCTGCTGCCGCTCGAACCCAAAGGACGTATTGCCCTTGTGGGACCACTGGCCGACAACAGGCTGAACATGGCCGGCATGTGGAGCGTGGCCGTGAACCACGATGAAAGCATCACAGTGCGCGAAGGGTTTGAGCGGCTTGCCGGCAACCGGGCTGAATTGCGTTATGCACGTGGCGCCAATATCACCGACGATCCTATGCTCGACAAAATTACTGCCGTGAGGGGCGTCCCGGGTATCGACAAACATCGTAGTCCCGCGCAGTTGCGGAAAGAAGCCGTTGAACTTGCTCGCTGGGCCGATGTGGTGGTGGCGGTGATGGGCGAGGGCGCCGAAATGTCGGGCGAATGCGCCAGCCGGACCGATCTTGCACTACCCGGAAGCCAGCAGCAGCTCCTCAAAGAACTGGTGGCCACAGGTAAGCCGGTGGTGCTGGTTTTGTTTACCGGCCGGCCGCTCACCCTCGAATGGGAAAATCAACATATTCCTGCCATACTCAATGTGTGGTTTGGCGGCACCCAGTCAGGAAACGCGGTGGCCGATGCCGTGTTTGGCCTGGCCAACCCTTCGGGTAAACTGCCGGTAAGCTTTCCGCGAAATGTGGGTCAGATTCCTGTTTACTACAATCACAAAAATACCGGACGGCCGCTCGAACCCGGCAAATGGTTCCAGAAATTCCGGTCTAATTACCTCGATGTGCCCAATGAACCCCTGTATGCTTTTGGCCACGGCCTCAGCTATACCACCTTCACCTATGGCCAGCCCGAAGTAAATAAAGCAAAACTTGCTGGCAACGACACCCTTACGCTCAGGGTGAGCCTGACCAATACTGGCCAAAGGGCGGGGGAGGAGGTCGTCCAGCTTTATATACGCGATGTGGTGGCCAGCATCACCAGGCCGGTGAAAGAACTCAAAGGTTTCAAAAAGGTGATGCTCAATCCGGGCGAAACAAAAGAAATCGAATTTGTGGTAACGACAGAATTGCTGAAATTTTACAATTCCGATCTCGTTTATGACTGGGAACCAGGCGAGTTCGAGCTGATGGTTGGTGGTTCGTCCGACCGCACGCAGTCGGTTTATGTGGTTTGGAATAAGCGCTAA
- a CDS encoding beta-galactosidase, producing the protein MEFKPGEGYFVQDGKPVFLLSGEIHYFRIDKSLWDTHLAGAAEAGLRTVSSYVPWGWHEPEEGLFDFDGRTHPQRDLKAWVEACSRHGLTCILKPGPFILAEFRGAGLPDWFVNQYAEAVRMRNSRNEMVPSDGVNLFHPEYLKYVERWYDHIIPFIAERQASKGGPVIMIQLCNEIGVFSWLAHQADYSQATRTRFIGWLRKTYPGIDALNKVWGTEYQDFTQVDLPPDGRMPYSDAADRARDYDWHMFWRTVYGDYLRMLTQMVRARGLGVPLYHNLPGWIFGHGYEFPVNHTMYDDLYGDKSELIFGVDHIPEFLSYRNMHDDRIINDITLAMQGNKPLFAAEFQSGSREYHVVTNPREMELFYKASIAHGLKGWNYYMFSQGKNPPRKGYSGDTFYWFNPLLADGSRTSAFDLVQHTNRLISTLEPLILSAERHAEICVLFYPPYYATELERPEAGASGLNFVPASIRRQAWFDGLLKALQVLNIDYDMADLTRTSAGKLAQYKQVWAFATDEMDAPAQQILVDYASGGGQLVVFPTLPDRDLRQQSCTLLRDALGIRPAGSESIDSPLIDIMQLNDIKCANPQMVYNEMDIKRGRVIARTLSGAVCGWQLPLGQGSVIHLGTWLGFDTEGHLPAYKALLDLSEARQQLATATHPLSVRQRFTKKGSGVLFIANYYNEPQTGKVSYTHPVTNQPVSIPFGGGEILWPPLYGLLSPLNMELLPGIRMLHTSSDLLEIRATELGIQLVLRGDRDLMGEIVLVGERLKEISQILNNGKEQFFTMHEGHLLMRYHHPHQSDLQLEIHLNHGDKQ; encoded by the coding sequence ATGGAGTTTAAACCAGGAGAAGGTTATTTTGTACAGGACGGGAAGCCGGTTTTTTTGCTTTCCGGGGAGATTCATTATTTCAGGATAGACAAATCTTTGTGGGACACGCATCTGGCCGGTGCCGCAGAGGCAGGACTGCGCACGGTGAGCAGCTATGTGCCCTGGGGCTGGCATGAGCCGGAGGAAGGTTTGTTCGATTTTGACGGGCGCACCCATCCGCAGCGCGACCTGAAAGCCTGGGTGGAAGCTTGTTCGCGCCATGGGCTTACATGCATCCTCAAGCCAGGTCCTTTCATTCTGGCCGAGTTTCGCGGCGCAGGCCTGCCCGATTGGTTTGTGAACCAATATGCCGAAGCTGTGCGCATGCGCAACAGCCGCAACGAGATGGTTCCCAGCGACGGGGTCAACCTCTTTCATCCCGAATACCTGAAATATGTCGAACGTTGGTACGACCACATCATTCCTTTTATTGCCGAAAGGCAGGCATCCAAAGGCGGGCCGGTCATCATGATTCAGCTTTGCAACGAGATTGGTGTCTTTTCATGGCTTGCCCACCAGGCCGACTACAGCCAGGCTACCCGTACACGTTTCATCGGCTGGCTTCGGAAGACCTATCCCGGGATTGATGCACTCAACAAGGTCTGGGGCACGGAATATCAGGATTTTACGCAGGTGGACCTGCCTCCCGATGGTCGGATGCCATACAGCGATGCCGCCGATCGCGCCCGCGATTACGACTGGCATATGTTCTGGCGTACGGTTTACGGCGACTACCTCAGGATGCTCACGCAAATGGTACGAGCGCGTGGCCTCGGGGTGCCGCTTTACCACAACCTCCCGGGCTGGATATTTGGCCATGGATATGAGTTTCCGGTAAACCATACCATGTACGACGACCTGTACGGCGATAAAAGCGAGCTGATTTTCGGTGTGGACCACATCCCGGAGTTTCTCAGCTACCGCAACATGCACGACGACCGCATTATCAACGACATCACCCTGGCCATGCAGGGCAACAAACCCCTGTTTGCCGCAGAGTTTCAGAGCGGCTCGCGCGAATATCATGTGGTGACCAACCCCCGTGAGATGGAGTTGTTCTACAAAGCCAGCATCGCCCACGGACTGAAAGGATGGAATTATTACATGTTCTCGCAGGGAAAAAATCCTCCCCGCAAGGGCTATTCGGGCGACACCTTTTACTGGTTTAATCCCTTGCTGGCCGACGGCTCGCGCACCTCAGCCTTCGACCTGGTGCAACATACCAACCGCCTCATCAGCACCCTTGAGCCACTCATTCTGAGTGCTGAGCGCCATGCCGAAATATGTGTGCTCTTCTATCCTCCCTATTATGCCACTGAACTGGAGCGCCCCGAAGCCGGCGCATCCGGGCTGAATTTTGTGCCTGCATCCATCCGCCGCCAGGCATGGTTCGACGGGCTTCTCAAGGCCCTGCAGGTGCTCAACATCGACTACGACATGGCCGATCTGACGCGCACAAGCGCCGGAAAATTAGCTCAGTATAAACAGGTGTGGGCTTTTGCTACTGATGAAATGGATGCGCCGGCCCAGCAGATACTTGTGGACTATGCTTCCGGTGGCGGGCAGCTCGTAGTGTTCCCCACCTTGCCCGACAGGGACCTCCGCCAGCAAAGCTGCACCCTGCTGCGCGATGCACTCGGCATCCGGCCGGCCGGCAGCGAATCCATCGACTCGCCCCTGATCGACATCATGCAGCTAAACGACATCAAATGCGCCAACCCGCAAATGGTTTATAATGAGATGGATATAAAAAGAGGACGCGTGATTGCACGAACCTTGTCCGGAGCTGTGTGCGGCTGGCAACTGCCACTCGGGCAGGGAAGTGTGATTCACCTGGGCACCTGGCTTGGTTTCGACACCGAAGGTCACCTGCCGGCCTACAAAGCCCTGCTTGACCTCTCCGAAGCCCGGCAGCAGCTGGCCACAGCCACCCATCCGCTGAGTGTGCGGCAACGGTTTACCAAGAAAGGCAGCGGCGTTTTATTCATCGCCAATTACTACAACGAGCCGCAAACCGGCAAGGTAAGCTATACGCATCCGGTTACAAATCAGCCTGTTTCCATTCCTTTCGGGGGAGGCGAAATACTCTGGCCACCATTGTACGGCCTGCTCTCGCCACTAAACATGGAGCTGCTACCCGGCATCCGGATGCTGCACACCAGTTCGGATCTGTTGGAAATCCGGGCTACCGAGCTAGGTATTCAACTGGTGCTCAGGGGCGACCGTGACCTGATGGGAGAAATCGTGCTTGTGGGAGAACGCCTGAAGGAAATATCACAAATCTTAAACAATGGGAAAGAGCAGTTCTTTACCATGCACGAGGGACACCTGCTCATGCGCTACCATCATCCGCATCAATCGGACCTTCAACTTGAGATACATCTGAATCATGGAGATAAGCAATAG
- a CDS encoding MFS transporter has product MQKTSRAGGRISLNQLAAYGSGGIIPIALFNIAGILVGLMGNISLGLSAFWLGLILIIPRLWDAVSDPIIGHMSDNARTRWGRRRPFLLAGGLLVAFFFVTMWWIPRGEWVRGMFPSEVSFQAFQLVYILVSLLLFFTACTIFEIPHGALGMEMTQDVHERTRLFSAKSFVGNLFAMSTPWLFALANMEFFKGPGGNEADGMRYVSLMVAALLVPLSIWWFVSLREPGFARVSTQQKTNFWADFRHAFRNRNFIYLTLTIFTLAMGFNFVSLLGSYIPIFYVFGGDKVAGSWLLGINGTIWAVTGLVAVFPLNYISPRIGKRNTLLLAIGLMVLAQLSKIVCYNPDYPYLIIIPTILLSAGMLFFFTLGSSMVGDICDEDDLQTGMRTEGSFYSIFWWFIKMGTALASFVAGALIVFTAFDETQVTRVDALQGSIREMQVTLESYTNGKATTIDMAAMTDKVNARAGELESHFENKAQQSKPDRAAHYRSLSEELNALKSKVAGMQELNPKQALELIAQLEPYLHKLKKQSGYTMLMMRVVEIGIPVLLSLFSVFFILRYTLTESRSMEIKQLLDERKALQEGK; this is encoded by the coding sequence ATGCAAAAGACATCACGTGCCGGAGGGAGAATCAGTCTTAATCAGTTGGCTGCATATGGGTCGGGGGGCATCATCCCCATCGCCCTGTTCAATATTGCCGGCATTCTCGTCGGGTTGATGGGCAACATCAGTCTGGGGCTGAGCGCCTTCTGGCTGGGCCTGATTCTCATCATACCCCGGCTTTGGGATGCGGTTTCCGATCCCATCATCGGGCACATGTCCGACAATGCCCGCACCCGTTGGGGGCGGCGCAGGCCGTTTTTGCTGGCAGGCGGGCTGCTCGTGGCTTTCTTTTTCGTGACCATGTGGTGGATTCCGCGGGGCGAATGGGTGCGCGGGATGTTTCCGTCCGAAGTTAGTTTTCAGGCCTTTCAGCTGGTTTATATCCTTGTATCGTTGCTGCTGTTTTTCACAGCCTGCACCATCTTCGAAATACCGCATGGAGCGCTGGGCATGGAAATGACCCAGGATGTGCACGAGCGCACCCGACTGTTTAGCGCCAAGAGCTTTGTAGGTAACCTGTTCGCCATGAGCACCCCCTGGCTGTTTGCCCTGGCCAATATGGAGTTTTTCAAAGGCCCTGGGGGCAACGAAGCCGATGGCATGCGCTATGTGTCGCTCATGGTGGCTGCCCTGCTGGTACCCCTTTCCATCTGGTGGTTTGTCAGCCTGCGCGAGCCGGGTTTTGCAAGGGTCTCGACACAGCAAAAAACCAACTTCTGGGCCGATTTCCGCCACGCCTTCCGCAATCGCAATTTTATCTACCTCACCCTCACCATCTTCACCCTGGCTATGGGATTCAACTTTGTGAGCCTGCTCGGATCGTATATTCCCATTTTTTATGTATTCGGAGGCGACAAAGTGGCAGGTTCGTGGCTGCTCGGCATCAATGGTACCATCTGGGCGGTGACCGGACTTGTGGCAGTTTTTCCGCTCAACTACATCAGCCCCCGCATCGGAAAGCGCAACACCCTGCTGCTGGCCATCGGCCTCATGGTGCTGGCGCAACTCTCAAAAATTGTGTGCTATAACCCCGATTATCCCTACCTGATCATCATCCCAACTATTCTGCTGTCGGCAGGTATGTTGTTTTTTTTCACACTGGGGTCGTCCATGGTTGGCGACATCTGCGACGAAGACGACCTGCAAACGGGTATGCGCACCGAAGGCAGCTTTTACTCCATTTTCTGGTGGTTCATCAAGATGGGCACCGCCCTGGCAAGTTTTGTGGCAGGCGCGCTCATTGTGTTCACAGCCTTCGACGAAACGCAGGTCACCCGTGTGGATGCCCTGCAGGGAAGCATCAGGGAGATGCAGGTGACGCTCGAAAGTTACACCAACGGCAAAGCCACAACAATCGACATGGCAGCCATGACGGACAAGGTAAACGCCAGGGCAGGTGAGCTGGAGAGCCATTTCGAAAACAAAGCACAACAGTCGAAACCCGACCGCGCTGCACATTACCGGAGCCTCAGTGAGGAACTTAATGCGCTGAAATCCAAGGTGGCGGGAATGCAGGAGCTGAATCCGAAGCAAGCCCTGGAGCTCATTGCTCAGCTGGAGCCATACCTCCACAAGCTGAAAAAGCAAAGCGGATATACCATGCTAATGATGCGGGTGGTCGAAATCGGCATCCCGGTGCTGCTCAGCCTGTTTTCGGTTTTCTTTATTTTGCGTTACACATTAACGGAGAGCAGGTCAATGGAAATCAAGCAGTTGCTTGATGAGCGCAAGGCTCTGCAAGAAGGGAAATAA